Proteins from a single region of Pseudomonas quebecensis:
- the msrA gene encoding peptide-methionine (S)-S-oxide reductase MsrA, with amino-acid sequence MVLRSEILVNKNVLPTQEQALPGRETPMTLPETHFVNGNPLLGPFLDDVGFAIFGLGCFWGAERKFWQRDGVVSTVVGYAGGFTPNPTYEEVCSGLTGHSEVVLVVYDQAKVKYEDLLKMFWELHNPTQGMRQGNDIGSQYRSVIYATTPEQLEAAKASAEAYQAELNKAGLGQITTEIDQAPTVYFAEAYHQQYLAKNPQGYCGIGGTGVVCPI; translated from the coding sequence ATGGTCTTGCGCTCGGAAATTCTGGTGAACAAAAACGTGCTGCCTACTCAAGAACAAGCGTTGCCTGGGCGTGAAACGCCGATGACCCTGCCCGAGACGCACTTCGTCAACGGCAACCCTCTGCTGGGCCCATTCCTCGATGACGTAGGCTTTGCGATCTTCGGCCTGGGCTGCTTCTGGGGAGCGGAACGCAAGTTCTGGCAGCGCGACGGCGTGGTCAGCACCGTGGTGGGTTATGCGGGCGGCTTCACGCCCAACCCGACCTACGAAGAAGTGTGTTCCGGACTGACCGGCCACAGCGAAGTGGTGCTGGTGGTGTATGACCAGGCCAAGGTGAAATACGAAGACCTGCTGAAGATGTTCTGGGAATTGCACAACCCAACCCAGGGCATGCGCCAGGGCAACGACATCGGCAGCCAATACCGTTCGGTAATCTACGCGACCACACCGGAACAACTGGAGGCTGCAAAGGCCAGTGCCGAGGCGTATCAGGCCGAACTGAACAAGGCCGGCCTGGGGCAGATCACCACCGAAATCGACCAGGCACCGACCGTGTATTTCGCCGAGGCGTATCACCAGCAATACCTGGCGAAAAACCCACAGGGTTATTGCGGCATTGGCGGAACAGGCGTGGTTTGCCCGATCTGA
- a CDS encoding O-acetylhomoserine aminocarboxypropyltransferase/cysteine synthase family protein — MKDATLALHHGFKSDPTTKAVAVPIYQNVAFEFDNAQHGADLFNLDVPGNIYTRIMNPTNDVLEQRIAALEGGIAALAVSAGSAAIHYAIQTLTRAGDNIVTTPQLYGGTYTLFAHLLPSFGVDVRFARDDSAEAIAELIDDQTKLVYCESIGNPAGNIIDLEALAKVAHARGVPLMVDNTVATPILCKPIQFGADIVVHSVTKYIGGHGNSLGGVIVDSGTFPWMQYPEKFPGLNRPEPAYHGVVYTEKFGPAAFIARARTVPLRNTGAALAPMNAFLLLQGLETLALRMERHTENALKVAQFLQGHADVEWVSYAGLPEHPHHRLAQKYMQGKPSAILSFGLKGGYDAGVRFYDALQIFKRLVNIGDAKSLACHPASTTHRQMNEQEQAKAGVKPEMIRLSVGIEAIEDLIDDLQQALGSTRL, encoded by the coding sequence ATGAAAGACGCCACCCTCGCCCTGCACCACGGCTTCAAGTCGGACCCGACCACCAAGGCCGTGGCCGTGCCGATCTACCAGAACGTCGCTTTCGAATTCGACAACGCCCAGCACGGCGCCGACCTGTTCAACCTGGACGTACCCGGCAATATCTACACGCGCATCATGAACCCCACCAACGATGTCCTGGAGCAACGTATCGCCGCCCTCGAAGGCGGCATCGCGGCGCTGGCGGTGTCAGCCGGTAGCGCGGCGATCCATTATGCGATCCAGACCCTGACCCGCGCCGGAGACAATATCGTCACCACGCCGCAACTGTACGGCGGCACCTATACCTTGTTCGCCCATTTGCTGCCCAGCTTTGGTGTGGACGTGCGGTTCGCCCGGGACGATAGCGCCGAGGCCATCGCCGAGCTGATCGATGACCAGACCAAGCTGGTGTACTGCGAGAGCATCGGCAATCCGGCGGGCAATATCATCGATCTGGAGGCCCTGGCCAAAGTGGCACACGCCCGAGGTGTGCCGTTGATGGTGGACAACACCGTCGCCACGCCGATCCTGTGCAAACCCATTCAGTTCGGCGCCGATATCGTCGTGCATTCGGTAACCAAATACATCGGCGGCCATGGCAATTCGCTCGGCGGAGTGATCGTCGACAGTGGCACCTTCCCCTGGATGCAGTACCCGGAAAAATTCCCCGGCCTCAACCGGCCCGAGCCGGCTTATCACGGCGTGGTCTACACCGAAAAATTCGGCCCCGCCGCGTTCATCGCCCGCGCGCGTACCGTGCCCTTGCGCAACACCGGTGCGGCCCTGGCGCCGATGAATGCCTTTCTGTTGCTGCAAGGCTTGGAAACCCTGGCGCTGCGCATGGAACGCCACACCGAGAACGCGCTCAAGGTTGCGCAGTTTCTACAAGGGCATGCCGACGTGGAATGGGTCAGCTACGCGGGCCTGCCGGAGCACCCGCACCATCGACTGGCGCAGAAATACATGCAAGGCAAGCCATCGGCGATCCTGTCTTTCGGCCTGAAGGGCGGCTATGACGCCGGCGTGCGTTTCTACGATGCACTGCAGATCTTCAAACGCTTGGTGAACATCGGCGACGCCAAATCCCTGGCCTGCCATCCGGCGTCCACCACCCATCGGCAGATGAACGAACAGGAGCAGGCCAAGGCCGGCGTGAAGCCGGAGATGATTCGCCTGTCGGTCGGCATCGAAGCCATTGAAGACCTGATCGACGATTTGCAGCAGGCACTGGGCTCAACTCGCCTCTGA
- a CDS encoding putative bifunctional diguanylate cyclase/phosphodiesterase has product MKSQPDVARTAAEVVTQLPVPSRLGMLRFERLNEASWALLYLDPNCERQFGLPAVELCALIGTPYASLMEPQARYQLHDAIQQQLTQSPHYLVRYTLHTNDGPLSLLEMGEAYKQHNRHLLRGYLMVVDGLFSEVPLPLPSSEDLESQNSRLQIALELNQRAQQEQLQHLERVRAQQELILLLARQRYTANNSLQEAAELITRSACEIYQLDCASIWNLEGQRLVPISAYHRADQQHHLPDPIDASCFPDYLEALHTSRAIDATNAMRDPRTREMAESLRANDVHAMLDASIRVDGQVVGVLCLEQSGGSRAWQADEIAFAGELADQFAQVINNHNRRTATSALHLFQRAVEQSANAFLLVNCDGVVEYVNPSFTAITQYSAEEVHGHRLAQLPALENLSELLFDAPSSLAKSNSWQGEFKSRRKNLEPYWGQLSISKVYGDNRELTHYIGIYEDITQTKLAQQRIERLAYTDNLTNLGNRPAFIRNLDERFARDSDSPISLLLVDIDNFKRINDSLGHQTGDKLLISLARRLRNSLSSSGSLARFASNEFAVLLDETDLETGQQVASQLLATLDKPMFVDNQLISVTGSVGLACAPLHGRDPQTLMRNAGLALHKAKANGKHQVQVFTEALNAEASYKLFVENNLRRALTQNELDVFYQPKLCLRSGRLLGMEALLRWNHPEKGMIRPDQFISVAEETGLIIPIGKWIARQACRMSRQLSAAGLGNLQVAINLSPKQFSDPDLVASIATILKEEQLPANLLELELTEGLLLEATEDTRLQLDQLKSFGLTLAMDDFGTGYSSLSYLKKFPIDIIKIDRSFIHEIPDNQDDMEITSAVIAMAHNLKLKVVAEGIETAEQLAFLRRHRCDVGQGYLFDRPIPGAELPAMLKRYPRGPIA; this is encoded by the coding sequence AAAGCCAACCCGATGTCGCCCGTACGGCGGCCGAGGTAGTGACGCAGTTACCGGTGCCTTCGCGCCTCGGTATGCTGCGTTTCGAGCGGCTTAATGAGGCAAGCTGGGCTCTGCTCTACCTCGATCCCAACTGCGAGCGCCAATTCGGCCTGCCGGCGGTTGAACTGTGCGCCCTGATCGGCACGCCCTACGCCAGCCTGATGGAACCCCAGGCCCGCTATCAGTTGCACGACGCCATCCAGCAGCAACTGACCCAGAGCCCGCACTATCTGGTGCGTTACACCCTGCACACCAACGATGGCCCGCTAAGCCTGCTGGAAATGGGCGAAGCCTACAAACAACACAATCGTCACTTGCTGCGCGGTTACCTGATGGTAGTCGACGGCCTGTTCAGCGAGGTGCCTTTGCCCCTTCCCTCCTCAGAAGATTTGGAGAGTCAGAACAGTCGTCTGCAGATCGCCCTGGAACTCAACCAACGGGCCCAGCAGGAACAATTGCAGCACCTGGAACGGGTGCGCGCCCAGCAGGAGCTGATCCTGCTGCTGGCCCGCCAGCGTTACACCGCCAACAATTCGCTGCAGGAAGCCGCCGAGCTGATCACCCGCAGCGCCTGCGAAATCTACCAGCTCGATTGCGCCAGTATCTGGAACCTTGAAGGCCAGCGCCTGGTGCCGATTTCCGCCTACCATCGCGCCGATCAACAGCACCATTTGCCTGATCCCATCGACGCCAGTTGTTTCCCGGATTATCTGGAAGCCTTGCACACCAGCCGAGCCATCGATGCCACCAACGCGATGCGCGACCCACGCACTCGCGAAATGGCCGAGAGCCTGCGAGCCAACGATGTGCACGCCATGCTCGACGCCAGCATCCGCGTCGACGGGCAGGTGGTCGGCGTGCTGTGCCTGGAACAGAGCGGCGGTTCGCGCGCGTGGCAGGCCGATGAAATTGCCTTTGCCGGGGAGCTGGCGGATCAGTTTGCACAAGTCATCAACAACCATAACCGTCGCACCGCCACGAGCGCCCTGCACCTGTTCCAGCGGGCCGTAGAGCAAAGCGCCAACGCCTTTCTGCTGGTCAACTGCGACGGCGTGGTGGAGTACGTCAACCCCAGCTTCACCGCGATCACCCAGTACAGCGCAGAAGAGGTCCACGGCCATCGCCTGGCGCAGTTGCCGGCGCTGGAGAACCTCAGTGAGTTGCTGTTCGACGCGCCGTCGAGCCTGGCCAAGAGCAACAGCTGGCAGGGCGAGTTCAAAAGCCGCCGCAAGAACCTGGAACCGTACTGGGGGCAGTTGTCGATTTCCAAGGTCTATGGCGACAACCGTGAGCTGACCCACTACATCGGCATCTACGAAGACATCACCCAGACCAAGCTGGCCCAGCAGCGCATCGAGCGTCTGGCCTACACTGACAACCTGACCAATCTGGGCAACCGCCCGGCGTTCATCCGCAACCTCGATGAACGCTTTGCCCGCGACAGCGACAGCCCGATCAGCCTGCTGCTGGTGGATATCGATAACTTCAAGCGCATCAATGACAGCCTCGGCCACCAGACCGGCGACAAGTTGCTGATCAGCCTGGCCCGACGCCTGCGCAACAGCTTAAGCAGCAGTGGCAGCCTGGCGCGCTTTGCCAGTAACGAGTTCGCGGTGCTGCTGGATGAAACCGATCTGGAAACCGGTCAGCAAGTGGCCAGCCAATTGCTGGCGACCCTCGACAAACCGATGTTCGTCGACAACCAGTTGATCAGCGTCACCGGCTCCGTGGGCCTGGCCTGCGCGCCGCTGCATGGCCGCGACCCGCAAACCCTCATGCGTAACGCCGGCCTGGCACTGCATAAGGCCAAGGCCAACGGCAAGCATCAGGTTCAGGTGTTCACCGAAGCCCTCAATGCCGAAGCCAGCTACAAGCTGTTTGTAGAGAACAACCTGCGCCGCGCCCTGACGCAGAACGAGCTGGACGTGTTCTACCAGCCCAAGCTATGCCTGCGCAGCGGCCGCCTGCTCGGCATGGAGGCGCTGCTGCGCTGGAACCATCCGGAAAAGGGCATGATCCGCCCCGACCAGTTCATCAGCGTGGCCGAAGAGACTGGCTTGATCATCCCCATCGGCAAATGGATTGCCCGCCAGGCGTGCCGCATGAGCCGGCAACTGAGCGCCGCCGGCCTGGGCAACCTGCAGGTGGCGATCAACTTGTCCCCCAAGCAGTTCTCCGACCCGGACCTGGTGGCCTCGATTGCCACGATCCTCAAGGAAGAACAGCTGCCGGCCAACCTGCTGGAGCTGGAGCTGACCGAAGGCCTGCTGCTGGAAGCCACCGAAGACACGCGCCTGCAATTGGACCAGTTAAAGAGCTTCGGCCTGACCCTGGCCATGGACGACTTCGGCACCGGCTACTCATCGCTGAGTTACTTGAAAAAATTCCCCATCGATATCATCAAGATCGATCGCAGCTTTATCCACGAGATCCCGGACAACCAGGACGACATGGAAATCACCTCCGCCGTGATCGCCATGGCGCACAACCTCAAGCTCAAGGTGGTGGCCGAAGGCATCGAGACCGCCGAACAACTGGCCTTCCTGCGGCGGCACCGTTGCGATGTGGGCCAGGGTTACCTGTTCGATCGGCCGATTCCCGGAGCAGAGCTGCCGGCCATGCTTAAACGCTACCCGCGTGGCCCAATCGCCTGA
- a CDS encoding DUF4123 domain-containing protein, whose amino-acid sequence MEQPLSPGAWLAQWPLQPHEQLFAVLGGASDAKPFDAWQGMAAGASPRAIWAGTAYADWTQVMPYLARVEPGSAFLDWVTHTQAEDWGWLAVSSSPLEVVLAHLQGLTQVNLPEGQAVFLRFWDGTQVLPLLQHLGSGAGQVLPVFQRYLINGQPLAVATGPVGAAKTSPWWQVPATLLEHLAEQSPQTRIDNLLQWLEEQRPDLCAAFTPPTLQHKVAYFARGPVVTYAALTDYLDSEAS is encoded by the coding sequence ATGGAGCAACCTCTGTCACCCGGTGCCTGGCTGGCCCAATGGCCCCTGCAACCCCATGAGCAACTTTTCGCGGTGCTGGGCGGTGCCAGCGATGCCAAGCCGTTCGACGCCTGGCAAGGCATGGCCGCGGGAGCCTCGCCGCGCGCCATCTGGGCAGGCACCGCCTACGCGGACTGGACGCAGGTCATGCCTTACCTTGCACGGGTCGAGCCCGGCAGCGCGTTTCTCGATTGGGTGACGCACACCCAGGCCGAGGACTGGGGCTGGCTGGCGGTGTCATCCAGCCCGTTGGAGGTGGTACTCGCCCATCTGCAGGGCTTGACCCAAGTGAACCTGCCCGAGGGGCAGGCAGTGTTCCTGCGCTTCTGGGACGGCACGCAGGTGCTGCCGCTGCTGCAGCACCTGGGCAGTGGCGCGGGGCAGGTGCTGCCGGTGTTCCAGCGCTACTTGATCAATGGCCAACCGCTGGCCGTTGCGACGGGCCCGGTCGGCGCCGCCAAGACCAGCCCCTGGTGGCAAGTGCCTGCCACGTTGCTGGAGCATCTGGCCGAACAATCGCCGCAGACCCGGATCGACAACCTGCTGCAATGGCTTGAGGAACAGCGCCCGGACCTTTGCGCCGCCTTCACGCCCCCGACCCTGCAGCACAAGGTCGCGTATTTCGCCCGTGGGCCCGTGGTCACCTATGCGGCGCTGACGGACTATCTCGACTCAGAGGCGAGTTGA
- a CDS encoding type VI secretion system tip protein VgrG: MFAPANQSAFTLTLDGVPSDLKVYRFKGREVLSQPYQFDLELVGEQPDLDLEGLLHRQAYLGFDAHGHGVHGVVDHVAQGDSGRRLTRYSVRLVPQLAYLAHSSHPRIFQHKTVPQIVAQVLKEQGIQADRFEFRLSGTYPEREYCVQFAETDLAFIQRLCAELGIHYHFRHSPEGHLLVFGDDQTVFAQAEHATPYAAGSGMVADTPAIKRFAVQLRTCTTALSLRDYDWSKPRLTLESTVSDEQNPRLEAQGYPGHFTDRVEGKHLAQRGLERHRSEHCLAVGSGDEPALACGRFLKLAGHPRQEWNDLWLMTDVTHEGSQPQVLEEAVTEVAGGEMRQGYSNHFVAAPWEVVFRPPLPSRRPLTGYQNAVVTGPTDSEIHCDEYGRVKVQLAWDRHGTHDEHSSCWLRVASGWAHDRYGAVLIPRVGMEVLVGFLNGDMDMPVVVGCLANAATPLPLDLPADKTRSILRSQSSPGGGGYNELRIEDRKGAEEIYLRAQRDWTQHVLHDQQVRVDNRRRITVGGESHHELQGEEQRITHGNRLTQLKQDDHLVIGGSQQVRAEQVIRIGAGQSVVIDAGASVTIQAGGQSITVSAAGIFSSVEIQLGGAPAPAPAPLLPGLRDKVLAVLPAPLSRVQIASLKRSAPFCEECERCKNGQCDVADRPISQL; encoded by the coding sequence ATGTTCGCGCCTGCCAATCAAAGTGCCTTTACCCTGACCCTGGATGGGGTGCCCAGCGACCTAAAGGTCTACCGTTTCAAAGGTCGTGAAGTACTCAGCCAGCCCTATCAGTTTGATTTGGAACTGGTCGGCGAGCAGCCTGACCTTGACCTGGAAGGTCTGCTGCATCGCCAGGCTTATCTGGGGTTTGATGCGCATGGGCACGGTGTGCATGGCGTAGTGGACCATGTGGCGCAGGGCGACTCCGGGCGGCGGCTGACCCGTTACAGCGTTCGTCTGGTACCTCAGTTGGCCTATCTGGCCCACAGCAGCCACCCACGCATTTTCCAGCATAAGACCGTGCCGCAGATCGTTGCCCAGGTTCTTAAAGAGCAGGGCATCCAGGCCGATCGATTCGAGTTTCGCTTAAGTGGCACCTACCCCGAACGCGAGTATTGCGTGCAGTTCGCTGAGACCGACCTGGCATTCATCCAGCGCCTGTGTGCCGAGCTGGGCATTCACTACCACTTTCGGCATTCGCCCGAAGGCCATTTGCTGGTATTTGGCGATGACCAGACCGTGTTCGCCCAGGCCGAGCACGCCACGCCCTACGCCGCAGGGTCCGGGATGGTGGCGGACACGCCGGCTATCAAGCGTTTCGCGGTGCAACTGCGCACCTGTACGACGGCTCTGAGCCTGCGCGATTACGATTGGAGCAAGCCACGCCTGACGCTGGAAAGCACGGTGTCCGACGAGCAGAATCCGCGCCTTGAAGCGCAGGGCTACCCCGGCCATTTCACCGACCGTGTAGAGGGTAAGCACCTGGCGCAGCGGGGCCTGGAGCGTCACCGCAGCGAGCATTGCTTAGCCGTCGGCAGCGGGGATGAGCCGGCGCTCGCCTGCGGACGCTTCCTCAAGCTGGCCGGGCATCCGCGCCAGGAGTGGAACGACTTGTGGCTCATGACCGACGTGACTCACGAGGGCAGCCAGCCCCAGGTACTCGAAGAGGCGGTGACCGAGGTCGCCGGTGGGGAAATGCGTCAGGGCTACTCCAACCACTTCGTCGCAGCGCCCTGGGAGGTGGTTTTTCGCCCACCCTTGCCATCGCGCAGGCCGCTGACGGGTTACCAGAACGCGGTGGTGACCGGCCCCACCGACAGTGAAATCCATTGCGACGAATACGGTCGCGTCAAAGTGCAACTGGCCTGGGACCGCCACGGCACGCATGACGAGCATTCCAGTTGCTGGCTGCGGGTCGCCAGCGGCTGGGCCCATGATCGCTACGGCGCGGTACTGATCCCACGGGTGGGCATGGAAGTGCTGGTGGGCTTTTTGAATGGCGACATGGACATGCCTGTGGTGGTCGGCTGCCTGGCCAACGCCGCGACGCCGTTGCCCCTCGACCTGCCGGCGGACAAGACCCGCAGCATCCTGCGCAGCCAAAGCAGCCCTGGCGGCGGCGGATACAACGAACTGCGCATCGAGGACCGCAAGGGCGCCGAGGAAATCTACCTGCGCGCTCAGCGCGATTGGACCCAGCATGTGCTGCATGACCAGCAGGTGCGGGTGGACAACCGGCGTCGAATCACCGTGGGCGGCGAGTCGCACCATGAACTGCAGGGTGAAGAGCAGCGCATCACCCATGGCAACCGCCTGACGCAACTCAAGCAGGACGACCACCTCGTGATCGGTGGTTCACAGCAGGTACGCGCGGAGCAGGTGATCCGGATCGGCGCCGGCCAGAGCGTCGTCATCGATGCGGGTGCCAGTGTCACGATTCAGGCCGGTGGGCAGTCGATCACGGTGTCCGCCGCCGGCATCTTCAGCAGCGTGGAGATCCAGTTGGGCGGTGCTCCCGCGCCTGCACCGGCGCCGTTACTGCCCGGGCTGAGGGATAAAGTGCTGGCGGTGCTCCCGGCCCCGTTGAGCCGTGTGCAGATAGCCAGCCTGAAACGCAGCGCGCCGTTCTGTGAAGAGTGTGAGCGCTGCAAGAACGGGCAGTGTGATGTCGCTGATCGCCCCATCAGTCAACTTTGA
- a CDS encoding 23S rRNA (adenine(2030)-N(6))-methyltransferase RlmJ produces the protein MNYRHAFHAGNHADVFKHLTLTRLIALMSRKEQPFAYLDTHAGIGLYDLQGDQANRTGEYLEGIARLWGRTDLPPLTADYMRVLHEMNPDGQLRYYPGSPELARRLTRPQDRVLLNEKHPEDGVLLKDNMKGDRRVKVHLGEGWHVPRALLPVPEKRALMLIDPPFEKLDEMQRCAASLKEAVGRMRQTVAAIWYPVKDQRMLRRFYQDLAGTGAPKLLRVELLVHPLDTPNTLTGSGLAIANPPWGLEEELRELLPWLSKQLGQTQGGWQMDWLIAE, from the coding sequence ATGAATTATCGTCACGCCTTTCACGCCGGCAACCACGCCGATGTCTTCAAACACCTGACCTTGACCCGCCTCATCGCCCTGATGTCGCGCAAGGAACAGCCGTTCGCCTACCTTGATACCCACGCGGGCATCGGCCTGTACGACTTGCAGGGCGATCAGGCCAACCGCACCGGCGAATACCTGGAAGGCATTGCGCGACTGTGGGGCCGGACCGATTTGCCGCCGCTGACCGCCGACTACATGCGCGTGCTGCATGAGATGAACCCGGACGGCCAGTTGCGCTACTACCCCGGTTCGCCGGAACTGGCACGTCGGCTCACGCGCCCGCAGGACCGTGTGTTGCTCAACGAGAAACATCCTGAAGACGGTGTATTGCTCAAGGACAACATGAAGGGCGATCGCCGGGTCAAGGTGCACCTGGGCGAAGGCTGGCATGTGCCGCGAGCGTTGCTGCCCGTGCCGGAAAAACGCGCCCTGATGCTGATCGACCCACCGTTTGAAAAGCTCGACGAGATGCAACGCTGCGCCGCGTCCCTCAAGGAAGCAGTCGGCCGCATGCGCCAGACCGTGGCGGCGATCTGGTACCCGGTCAAGGACCAGCGCATGTTGCGTCGCTTCTATCAGGACCTGGCCGGAACGGGGGCGCCGAAATTGTTGCGGGTGGAATTGCTGGTGCATCCGCTGGACACGCCCAACACCCTGACCGGTTCGGGCCTGGCGATTGCCAACCCGCCATGGGGCTTGGAGGAAGAACTGCGTGAGCTGTTGCCGTGGCTGTCCAAGCAACTGGGCCAGACCCAGGGCGGGTGGCAGATGGATTGGCTTATAGCTGAGTAG
- the putP gene encoding sodium/proline symporter PutP, translating to MSVSNPTLITFVIYIAAMVLIGFMAYRSTNNLSDYILGGRSLGSVVTALSAGASDMSGWLLMGLPGAIYMSGLSESWIAIGLIVGAYLNWLFVAGRLRVQTEHNGDALTLPDYFSSRFEDKSGLLRIISAVVILVFFTIYCASGIVAGARLFESTFGMSYETALWAGAAATIAYTFVGGFLAVSWTDTVQATLMIFALILTPIIVLLATGGVDTTFLAIEAKNPDNFNMLKNTTFIGIISLMGWGLGYFGQPHILARFMAADSVKSIANARRISMTWMILCLGGTVAVGFFGIAYFSAHPEVAGPVTENHERVFIELAKLLFNPWIAGVLLSAILAAVMSTLSCQLLVCSSALTEDFYKTFLRKSASQVELVWVGRLMVLLVALIAIAMAANPNNRVLGLVSYAWAGFGAAFGPVVLISVIWKNMTRNGALAGILVGAITVIVWKHFALLGLYEIIPGFIFASLAIYIVSKLGAPTAGMVERFDAAEKDYNLNK from the coding sequence ATGAGCGTTAGCAATCCAACCCTGATCACATTCGTGATCTATATCGCAGCAATGGTGCTGATCGGTTTCATGGCCTATCGCTCCACCAACAACCTTTCCGATTACATCCTGGGCGGTCGCAGCCTCGGTAGTGTGGTAACGGCTTTGTCGGCCGGCGCTTCCGATATGAGCGGCTGGTTGTTGATGGGCCTGCCGGGCGCCATCTACATGTCCGGTCTGTCGGAAAGCTGGATCGCCATCGGCCTGATCGTCGGTGCCTACCTCAACTGGCTGTTCGTGGCCGGTCGCCTGCGGGTACAGACCGAACACAACGGCGACGCCCTGACGCTGCCGGACTATTTTTCCAGCCGCTTCGAAGATAAAAGCGGCCTGCTGCGGATCATCTCCGCAGTGGTAATCCTGGTGTTCTTCACCATCTACTGCGCCTCGGGTATCGTCGCCGGCGCGCGTCTGTTCGAAAGCACCTTCGGCATGTCCTACGAGACTGCGCTGTGGGCCGGTGCGGCGGCGACCATTGCCTACACCTTCGTTGGCGGTTTCCTGGCGGTGAGCTGGACGGACACCGTACAGGCCACGCTGATGATCTTTGCGCTGATTCTCACGCCGATCATCGTGCTGCTGGCCACCGGCGGCGTCGACACCACGTTCCTGGCGATCGAAGCCAAGAACCCCGACAACTTCAACATGCTCAAGAACACCACCTTCATCGGCATCATCTCGCTGATGGGCTGGGGCCTGGGTTACTTCGGCCAGCCGCACATCCTCGCGCGCTTCATGGCGGCCGATTCGGTGAAGTCGATCGCCAACGCGCGCCGCATCTCCATGACCTGGATGATCCTGTGCCTGGGTGGCACCGTGGCCGTGGGCTTTTTCGGCATCGCCTACTTCTCGGCGCACCCGGAAGTGGCCGGGCCGGTGACCGAGAACCATGAACGTGTGTTTATCGAACTGGCCAAGCTGCTGTTCAACCCATGGATCGCTGGCGTGCTGCTGTCGGCCATCCTGGCGGCGGTAATGAGCACCTTGAGCTGCCAGCTGCTGGTGTGCTCCAGCGCCCTGACCGAAGACTTCTACAAGACCTTCCTGCGCAAGAGCGCGTCCCAGGTTGAATTGGTCTGGGTCGGCCGCCTGATGGTGCTGCTGGTGGCCTTGATCGCCATCGCCATGGCCGCCAACCCGAACAACCGCGTCCTGGGCCTGGTGAGCTACGCCTGGGCCGGTTTCGGCGCCGCGTTCGGTCCTGTGGTGCTGATTTCGGTAATCTGGAAAAACATGACCCGCAATGGCGCTCTGGCCGGCATCCTGGTCGGCGCGATTACCGTGATTGTGTGGAAACACTTCGCTCTGCTGGGGCTGTACGAAATCATCCCTGGCTTCATCTTTGCCAGCCTGGCGATCTACATCGTAAGTAAACTGGGCGCGCCGACTGCGGGTATGGTCGAGCGTTTTGATGCTGCGGAAAAAGACTACAACCTCAACAAGTAA